GGGCAAGTGCGACATGTGGACGGTAGATGCGTGACTCCGCGAGAAAACAGAAGAGTGTTCTTGTACGAAGTTCCTTCAAACGTGGTGTTCAACGGCGCTCCAGTCAACATCCCCGAGCCAACAGTGGAGACCAACATCGTGCTCATCCGAACACCCGAAGGATTGCAAGGACCTGATCCTGTGATCGTGCCTCCTCCGAGACAGCAGCACGTGGTGTACGTACTCAACAAGCAGTCTGAACACGACCAGAGGGTGATCGAGGTCACAGCACCACCGCCATCCGAGCCTGAAGTTTACTTCGTCAACTACGCTGAAGGCGAGAACCCAACTCTTCCTAGCGGAGTGGATCTACAGAGCGCTCTGGGCGCTGCCACTCAAGGCGGCGGTCAGGTGATCGGTGACAGCGGCTCTGGTATCGGCGGAGGCGTAGGCGGTGGTATTAGTGGCGGTATCGGAGGTGGCAGTGGCGGAAGCATCAGtgtgggaggaggcggaggattcGGAGGAAGCAGTGATTTCAGCAGCTTCGGAGGAAGCAGTGGATTTGGAAGCAGTGGTAGTTTTGGATCCGGAAGTGGATTCGGTGGATTTGGGGGTGGTTCGGGAGGTGGCAGCATTAGTGGAAGCTACACTCCACCAACCCAGCCCTCAAACCTATACACTTCACCATGAAATCTATCTCAGAAATTCCTGCTTAACTTCAGAGTTAATCAAACTGATGTGATATGGCTATATAAATATCGCTTTTACGCACTGTTCATCTAAACTCATCTAAGATATACTTGCAAAATTGccggtataataaaatataaaaagtaatgtcTCGAAATTTATATGTTTAACCTGTATAATTTCTTATTGTTCTTCGGTaaggtaacattttttttattcaattaccAATAGATTTGATACCGAGGTTGCCTGTGATGATCACCTTTCGAACGTACGAAAGTAAAAGCAAAGATTTGTTTTATTCACNNNNNNNNNNNNNNNNNNNNNNNNNNNNNNNNNNNNNNNNNNNNNNNNNNNNNNNNNNNNNNNNNNNNNNNNNNNNNNNNNNNNNNNNNNNNNNNNNNNNNNNNNNNNNNNNNNNNNNNNNNNNNNNNNNNNNNNNNNNNNNNNNNNNNNNNNNNNNNNNNNNNNNNNNNNNNNNNNNNNNNNNNNNNNNNNNNNNNNNNNNNNNNNNNNNNTTGGGTATTATAAGGATTCCGCTGGAGAGAAATACTAAAGAAAAGTGTCCGCTGTAATCCCTCGGATGCTGAATTCCGACTAGCCAATTTACATTCACAATTTCCATCCTCAGAAGGGAAATGATGATCTACCAAATTATAAATTTCACAGGTCGCTAACACAGACGGGATTGCGGGAACACTTNNNNNNNNNNNNNNNNNNNNNNNNNNNNNNNNNNNNNNNNNNNNNNNNNNNNNNNNNNNNNNNNNNNNNNNNNNNNNNNNNNNNNNNNNNNNNNNNNNNNNNNNNNNNNNNNNNNNNNNNNNNNNNNNNNNNNNNNNNNNNNNNNNNNNNNNNNNNNNNNNNNNNNNNNNNNNNNNNNNNNNNNNNNNNNNNNNNNNNNNNNNNNNNNNNNNNNNNNNNNNNNNNNNNNNNNNNNNNNNNNNNNNNNNNNNNNNNNNNNNNNNNNNNNNNNNNNNNNNNNNNNNNNNNNNNNNNNNNNNNNNNNNNNNNNNNNNNNNNNNNNNNNNNNNNNNNNNNNNNNNNNNNNNNNNNNNNNNNNNNNNNNNNNNNNNNNNNNNNNNNNNNNNNNNNNNNNNNNNNNNNNNNNNNNNNNNNNNNNNNNNNNNNNNNNNNNNNNNNNNNNNNNNNNNNNNNNNNNNNNNNNNNNNNNNNNNNNNNNNNNNNNNNNNNNNNNNNNNNNNNNNNNNNNNNNNNNNNNNNNNNNNNNNNNNNNNNNNNNNNNNNNNNNNNNNNNNNNNNNNNNNNNNNNNNNNNNNNNNNNNNNNNNNNNNNNNNNNNNNNNNNNNNNNNNNNNNNNNNNNNNNNNNNNNNNNNNNNNNNNNNNNNNNNNNNNNNNNNNNNNNNNNNNNNNNNNNNNNNNNNNNNNNNNNNNNNNNNNNNNNNNNNNNNNNNNNNNNNNNNNNNNNNNNNNNNNNNNNNNNNNNNNNNNNNNNNNNNNNNNNNNNNNNNNNNNNNNNNNNNNNNNNNNNNNNNNNNNNNNNNNNNNNNNNNNNNNNNNNNNNNNNNNNAATTAGGCTGTATCAATAACTATACTTCAAATAAGGAAGGAAGTGCAAGTGATAGACTTCGTCAAGTAAAACCACCATTATAATTGTGGCACCAGTGTATTTAACACATAAATTATGCTGTGTTTCCAAAAGACTATAAAATATTACACTAAACatgatatattttctattgtATTCCGTAATTCAATATccaatagcataaaaaaaaaactaattgaccGTTTAAACTCAAAAAGTTaatgtttgtaataataatgatgtcaaattGAATGCCAAATGATAGAGGGCTTCATTGGTCAGATTCGACAAACGTACCTNNNNNNNNNNNNNNNNNNNNNNNNNNNNNNNNNNNNNNNNNNNNNNNNNNNNNNNNNNNNNNNNNNNNNNNNNNNNNNNNNNNNNNNNNNNNNNNNNNNNNNNNNNNNNNNNNNNNNNNNNNNNNNNNNNNNNNNNNNNNNNNNNNNNNNNNNNNNNNNNNNNNNNNNNNNNNNNNNNNNNNNNNNNNNNNNNNNNNNNNNNNNNNNNNNNNNNNNNNNNNNNNNNNNNNNNNNNNNNNNNNNNNNNNNNNNNNNNNNNNNNNNNNNNNNNNNNNNNNNNNNNNNNNNNNNNNNNNNNNNNNNNNNNNNNNNNNNNNNNNNNNNNNNNNNNNNNNNNNNNNNNNNNNNNNNNNNNNNNNNNNNNNNNNNNNNNNNNNNNNNNNNNNNNNNNNNNNNNNNNNNNNNNNNNNNNNNNNNNNNNNNNNNNNNNNNNNNNNNNNNNNNNNNNNNNNNNNNNNNNNNNNNNNNNNNNNNNNNNNNNNNNNNNNNNNNNNNNNNNNNNNNNNNNNNNNNNNNNNNNNNNNNNNNNNNNNNNNNNNNNNNNNNNNNNNNNNNNNNNNNNNNNNNNNNNNNNNNNNNNNNNNNNNNNNNNNNNNNNNNNNNNNNNNNNNNNNNNNNNNNNNNNNNNNNNNNNNNNNNNNNNNNNNNNNNNNNNNNNNNNNNNNNNNNNNNNNNNNNNNNNNNNNNNNNNNNNNNNNNNNNNNNNNNNNNNNNNNNNNNNNNNNNNNNNNNNNNNNNNNNNNNNNNNNNNNNNNNNNNNNNNNNNNNNNNNNNNNNNNNNNNNNNNNNNNNNNNNNNNNNNNNNNNNNNNNNNNNNNNNNNNNNNNNNNNNNNNNNNNNNNNNNNNNNNNNNNNNNNNNNNNNNNNNNNNNNNNNNNNNNNNNNNNNNNNNNNNNNNNNNNNNNNNNNNNNNNNNNNNNNNNNNNNNNNNNNNNNNNNNNNNNNNNNNNNNNNNNNNNNNNNNNNNNNNNNNNNNNNNNNNNNNNNNNNNNNNNNNNNNNNNNNNNNNNNNNNNNNNNNNNNNNNNNNNNNNNNNNNNNNNNNNNNNNNNNNNNNNNNNNNNNNNNNNNNNNNNNNNNNNNNNNNNNNNNNNNNNNNNNNNNNNNNNNNNNNNNNNNNNNNNNNNNNNNNNNNNNNNNNNNNNNNNNNNNNNNNNNNNNNNNNNNNNNNNNNNNNNNNNNNNNNNNNNNNNNNNNNNNNNNNNNNNNNNNNNNNNNNNNNNNNNNNNNNNNNNNNNNNNNNNNNNNNNNNNNNNNNNNNNNNNNNNNNNNNNNNNNNNNNNNNNNNNNNNNNNNNNNNNNNNNNNNNNNNNNNNNNNNNNNNNNNNNNNNNNNNNNNNNNNNNNNNNNNNNNNNNNNNNNNNNNNNNNNNNNNNNNNNNNNNNNNNNNNNNNNNNNNNNNNNNNNNNNNNNNNNNNNNNNNNNNNNNNNNNNNNNNNNNNNNNNNNNNNNNNNNNNNNNNNNNNNNNNNNNNNNNNNNNNNNNNNNNNNNNNNNNNNNNNNNNNNNNNNNNNNNNNNNNNNNNNNNNNNNNNNNNNNNNNNNNNNNNNNNNNNNNNNNNNNNNNNNNNNNNNNNNNNNNNNNNNNNNNNNNNNNNNNNNNNNNNNNNNNNNNNNNNNNNNNNNNNNNNNNNNNNNNNNNNNNNNNNNNNNNNNNNNNNNNNNNNNNNNNNNNNNNNNNNNNNNNNNNNNNNNNNNNNNNNNNNNNNNNNNNNNNNNNNNNNNNNNNNNNNNNNNNNNNNNNNNNNNNNNNNNNNNNNNNNNNNNNNNNNNNNNNCCAATGAATGCCTTGACACGCTGACGAGACAACAGTATATAAGGTCCCTCTCTGCCAAGGGACTCATCACATTTCACCATGAAGATCCTGGTGAGGTGGAGCTCAAACAGTGATAACGAATTTCTCTCTTTGCTATAGTCCTCTGTGAACCTGCGTTGCCTACAAAAACGTTTTGTGAATTTGTGGAGTGAAGTGTCTTGAATATCAGTAGTATTAAAGTTTTATCTAACCATNNNNNNNNNNNNNNNNNNNNNNNNNNNNNNNNNNNNNNNNNNNNNNNNNNNNNNNNNNNNNNNNNNNNNNNNNNNNNNNNNNNNNNNNNNNNNNNNNNNNNNNNNNNNNNNNNNNNNNNNNNNNNNNNNNNNNNNNNNNNNNNNNNNNNNNNNNNNNNNNNNNNNNNNNNNNNNNNNNNNNNNNNNNNNNNNNNNNNNNNNNNNNNNNNNNNNNNNNNNNNNNNNNNNNNNNNNNNNNNNNNNNNNNNNNNNNNNNNNNNNNNNNNNNNNNNNNNNNNNNNNNNNNNNNNNNNNNNNNNNNNNNNNNNNNNNNNNNNNNNNNNNNNNNNNNNNNNNNNNNNNNNNNNNNNNNNNNNN
This genomic interval from Penaeus monodon isolate SGIC_2016 chromosome 22, NSTDA_Pmon_1, whole genome shotgun sequence contains the following:
- the LOC119587521 gene encoding keratin, type I cytoskeletal 10-like, which translates into the protein MKVLALLLLSVASASADLRGYNLPTPTDPSLGGCSPGQVRHVDGRCVTPRENRRVFLYEVPSNVVFNGAPVNIPEPTVETNIVLIRTPEGLQGPDPVIVPPPRQQHVVYVLNKQSEHDQRVIEVTAPPPSEPEVYFVNYAEGENPTLPSGVDLQSALGAATQGGGQVIGDSGSGIGGGVGGGISGGIGGGSGGSISVGGGGGFGGSSDFSSFGGSSGFGSSGSFGSGSGFGGFGGGSGGGSISGSYTPPTQPSNLYTSP